Proteins from a single region of Flavobacterium sp. YJ01:
- the proC gene encoding pyrroline-5-carboxylate reductase, with protein sequence MKVHIIGGGNLGVSIALGIAKFSKNNQVTVTRRNTGSIQYLTEYGITVSNDNKHNIQEADVVILTIKPYQVDTVLAEILPVIQNKTIASAVSGLSLEVLQTKTNFEYPVVRIMPNIAAQFGESATCISFPEKYKENASPIVDLFQDLGTAPVIDEKLMDAATVLGACGTAYALRYIRASMQAGIEIGFDSNTALAIAAQTVKGAAKMLLEERVHPEQLIDRVTTPQGCTIVGLNEMEHNGFSSSLIKGIKTSLKQIKG encoded by the coding sequence ATGAAAGTACACATTATTGGAGGAGGAAACCTTGGGGTTTCTATTGCCTTGGGAATTGCCAAATTCTCGAAAAACAACCAAGTTACTGTCACAAGAAGAAATACAGGAAGTATTCAATATTTAACGGAATACGGAATCACTGTTTCTAACGATAATAAACATAACATTCAAGAAGCGGATGTTGTAATTTTAACCATAAAACCATATCAGGTCGATACTGTTTTGGCTGAAATTCTGCCAGTTATTCAAAACAAAACAATTGCTTCTGCAGTAAGCGGATTGTCTTTGGAGGTGCTTCAAACCAAAACAAATTTTGAATATCCAGTTGTTCGCATTATGCCAAATATTGCGGCGCAGTTTGGAGAATCGGCAACTTGTATTTCTTTCCCTGAAAAATACAAAGAAAATGCTTCTCCAATTGTTGATTTATTCCAAGATTTAGGAACAGCTCCAGTAATCGATGAAAAATTAATGGATGCAGCAACCGTTTTAGGCGCTTGCGGAACTGCGTATGCGTTGCGTTATATTCGCGCGTCTATGCAAGCGGGAATTGAAATTGGTTTTGATTCTAATACTGCACTTGCAATTGCGGCTCAAACTGTTAAAGGAGCGGCTAAAATGCTTTTAGAAGAGCGTGTGCATCCAGAACAATTAATCGACCGTGTAACAACGCCACAAGGTTGTACAATTGTCGGTTTAAATGAAATGGAGCACAATGGTTTCAGTTCGTCTTTAATTAAAGGAATTAAGACTTCTTTGAAGCAAATCAAAGGTTAA
- the nhaA gene encoding Na+/H+ antiporter NhaA yields the protein MKLTKTFKAFFENEKSGGIILLAVTLLSLFLANSSFQVPYVAFWEKEIAGHTITDWINDGLMTIFFLLIGLELEREIYHGELSNFKNASLPIMAAFGGMLVPAAIFLVLNYGTTTQNGAGIPMATDIAFAIGILSLLGNRVPASLKVFLTALAVIDDLGAIIVIAVFYTTSISFLNLGIALGIWIILFVLNRMKIHNLIPYLVGGTIMWYFMLNSGVHATITGVILAFVIPFGDGGEKTSSYKLQHFLHQPVAFFILPLFAVANTALTIESNWHEGLNHSNTYGIILGLVVGKPLGILLFSSVGVTSGLCILPKNLKWAHILGAGMLGGIGFTMSIFITVLAFKNPEIIVFSKIAILIASFLAGLLGFVFLKYVLNKKHNDLFEI from the coding sequence ATGAAATTAACCAAGACTTTTAAAGCCTTTTTTGAAAACGAAAAATCAGGAGGAATTATCTTGCTTGCTGTAACGCTTCTATCACTTTTCCTTGCCAATTCTTCCTTTCAGGTTCCATATGTGGCATTTTGGGAAAAAGAAATTGCAGGACATACTATAACAGATTGGATTAACGATGGATTAATGACGATTTTTTTCCTTTTGATTGGATTAGAATTGGAACGCGAAATTTATCATGGAGAATTATCTAACTTCAAAAATGCATCATTGCCTATAATGGCAGCTTTTGGCGGAATGCTGGTTCCTGCCGCAATCTTTCTGGTTTTAAACTACGGAACCACAACCCAAAACGGTGCTGGAATTCCTATGGCCACCGATATTGCTTTTGCAATTGGTATTTTATCGCTTTTAGGAAATCGAGTTCCCGCCTCACTAAAAGTATTTTTAACCGCTTTGGCCGTTATTGACGATTTAGGCGCCATCATTGTAATTGCCGTTTTTTATACAACTTCTATTTCGTTTTTAAATCTAGGAATTGCGCTTGGAATCTGGATTATTCTATTTGTTTTAAATCGAATGAAAATTCACAATCTCATTCCGTATCTCGTTGGCGGCACGATTATGTGGTATTTCATGCTTAATTCTGGCGTTCACGCCACAATAACCGGTGTAATTCTGGCTTTTGTTATTCCGTTTGGAGATGGAGGTGAAAAAACTTCCTCATACAAATTACAGCATTTTTTACATCAACCTGTTGCATTTTTTATATTGCCCTTGTTTGCAGTTGCAAACACAGCTCTTACAATCGAATCTAACTGGCACGAAGGCTTAAATCATTCAAATACATACGGAATTATCCTCGGACTTGTCGTTGGAAAACCGCTTGGAATACTACTTTTCTCTTCTGTCGGTGTAACTTCTGGCTTATGCATTTTACCAAAAAATTTAAAATGGGCTCATATTTTAGGCGCAGGAATGTTGGGTGGAATCGGTTTTACAATGTCGATTTTCATAACCGTTTTGGCTTTCAAAAATCCAGAAATCATTGTTTTTTCGAAGATTGCTATTCTTATTGCATCTTTCTTGGCCGGACTTTTAGGTTTTGTGTTTCTAAAATATGTTTTGAACAAAAAGCATAATGACTTATTTGAAATATGA
- a CDS encoding 2-hydroxyacid dehydrogenase, translated as MSIKILHIDSNNPILWNQLEEAGFENHADFKSSKEEIEAKIKGYNGIVIRSRFKIDKTFLDKATKLQFIARVGAGLESIDCEYATSKGIHLIAAPEGNRNAVAEHSLGVILSLFNNLNQADAEVKSGQWNRESNRGHELDLKTVGIIGYGNMGKAFAKKLKGFDTEVLCYDILDNVGDENAKQVSLEELQEKTDVLSLHLPWTPETDKMVNKSFISAFKKPFWIINTSRGKNIVTADLVEAMKAKKVLGAGLDVLEYEELSFETLFQDKNTPEAFQYLLESKNVLLTPHIAGWTFESHERLAQVIVDKIKAVYNV; from the coding sequence ATGAGCATAAAAATTCTTCATATCGACAGCAATAATCCAATTTTATGGAATCAATTGGAAGAAGCTGGTTTCGAAAATCACGCTGATTTTAAATCTTCTAAAGAAGAAATTGAGGCTAAAATTAAAGGTTATAACGGAATCGTAATTCGCAGCCGTTTCAAGATTGATAAGACATTTTTAGATAAAGCAACAAAGTTGCAATTTATTGCAAGAGTTGGCGCAGGTTTGGAAAGTATTGATTGTGAGTATGCTACTTCGAAAGGAATTCATCTAATTGCTGCTCCAGAAGGTAATCGCAACGCTGTTGCAGAACATTCGCTTGGCGTAATTCTGTCTTTGTTTAATAATTTAAATCAAGCCGATGCTGAAGTAAAATCAGGTCAATGGAATCGAGAAAGCAATCGTGGCCATGAATTAGATTTAAAAACAGTAGGAATTATTGGTTATGGAAATATGGGAAAAGCTTTTGCTAAAAAACTGAAAGGTTTTGATACAGAAGTTCTTTGCTATGATATTTTGGATAATGTTGGAGACGAAAATGCCAAACAAGTTTCGTTAGAAGAATTACAAGAAAAAACAGATGTTTTAAGTCTTCACCTTCCTTGGACACCAGAAACAGATAAAATGGTCAATAAAAGCTTTATAAGTGCATTTAAAAAGCCATTCTGGATCATTAATACTTCTCGCGGTAAAAATATAGTTACGGCAGATTTAGTTGAAGCGATGAAAGCAAAAAAAGTTTTAGGTGCAGGTTTGGATGTTTTGGAGTACGAAGAACTTTCTTTTGAAACGCTTTTTCAGGATAAAAATACGCCAGAGGCATTTCAATATCTTTTAGAATCTAAAAATGTTTTGTTAACGCCACATATTGCTGGATGGACTTTCGAAAGCCATGAAAGATTGGCGCAAGTGATTGTAGATAAAATAAAAGCGGTTTACAACGTTTAG
- a CDS encoding RDD family protein, with amino-acid sequence MIIYGRKTVQSTIKSGKFDCPNCRRQESYHLKNYQLYFHVFFIPLLKIRELGDELNCFFCNTTYVPGSVLSSHEYDTRNRLGNTSQEENHAIGLVPCDFGKRIGAFILDIVIIYVVNLALAFISPEATLFIILFAFIYFIACDLLLKGSSLGKLVLSIKTVDYEQNGDILAFNVILRNLIKGMCAVFPLIYLTSLLNDDKRALHDLAAKTMVVDK; translated from the coding sequence ATGATTATTTACGGAAGAAAAACAGTTCAAAGTACAATTAAATCTGGAAAATTCGATTGCCCAAATTGCAGAAGACAAGAAAGCTATCATTTAAAAAACTATCAGCTTTATTTTCATGTTTTCTTTATTCCATTATTAAAAATTAGAGAATTGGGTGATGAACTAAACTGTTTCTTTTGTAATACAACTTATGTTCCAGGATCTGTATTGTCATCACATGAATATGATACAAGAAACAGATTAGGAAATACATCGCAAGAAGAAAATCATGCCATTGGTCTTGTTCCTTGTGATTTTGGAAAAAGAATAGGTGCATTTATTTTGGATATTGTTATTATCTATGTTGTAAATCTTGCGTTAGCATTTATTTCGCCAGAAGCAACTTTGTTTATTATTTTGTTTGCTTTTATTTATTTTATTGCTTGTGATCTTTTATTGAAAGGCTCTTCATTAGGGAAATTAGTTTTGTCAATCAAAACTGTTGACTATGAGCAAAATGGAGATATTCTTGCGTTTAATGTTATTTTGAGAAATTTGATTAAAGGTATGTGTGCTGTTTTTCCGTTAATCTATTTGACATCATTGTTGAATGACGATAAGAGAGCTCTTCATGATTTGGCTGCCAAAACAATGGTTGTTGACAAGTAA
- a CDS encoding TM2 domain-containing protein: MENTRREDWNNPRYDQQENKKVIAGILAIVLGSLGIHKFYLGYTKEGLIQLVLGFCGIGGLIGIIEGILYLLKSDEEFYQTYQVGYKGWF, translated from the coding sequence ATGGAGAATACAAGAAGAGAAGACTGGAATAATCCTCGATACGACCAGCAGGAAAATAAAAAAGTAATAGCCGGAATTTTGGCCATTGTACTAGGTTCTTTAGGAATTCATAAATTCTATCTGGGATATACCAAAGAAGGTTTAATTCAGCTAGTTTTAGGATTCTGCGGAATTGGCGGTTTAATAGGAATTATTGAAGGAATTCTATATCTATTAAAATCCGACGAAGAATTTTATCAAACTTATCAAGTTGGTTATAAAGGCTGGTTTTAA
- a CDS encoding TM2 domain-containing protein gives MENTGLNSGKTENKKTTAGILGIVLGSFGVHKFYLGYQKEGIIQLVVTLVTCGLGGVVGFVEGIIYLTKSDDEFYQTYQVGKKPWF, from the coding sequence ATGGAAAACACAGGATTGAATTCGGGAAAAACGGAGAATAAAAAAACAACTGCTGGAATTTTAGGAATTGTATTAGGTTCATTTGGTGTGCATAAATTTTACTTAGGTTATCAAAAAGAAGGGATTATTCAGCTTGTAGTCACTTTGGTAACTTGTGGTTTAGGAGGAGTCGTTGGTTTTGTAGAAGGAATTATCTACTTAACAAAATCGGATGATGAATTTTATCAAACATATCAGGTTGGTAAAAAACCATGGTTCTAA
- a CDS encoding lysophospholipid acyltransferase family protein codes for MGLVTAKEVAKAINVEKYGVFGTFSGWILMKVLKISTLNKIYDRNKHLEDLAFLNGILDEMEIKFEIPEEDLKRLPKDGAYITISNHPLGGIDGILLLKLMLEREPNFKIIANFLLHRIVPMKKYIMPVNPFENHKDAKSSVIGIKETLRHLSDGKPLGIFPAGEVSTYKDGKLVVDKPWEEGALKLIRKAKVPVVPIYFHAKNSKLFYWLSKIDDTLRTAKLPSELLTQKDRVIKVRIGKPISVNEQNEIESFEEYSEFLRKKTYMLANPFEKDTKLIDTATASLKITKAPKKIVTPASESKLIDEVQALRDSDSRFLQSKNYEVFFASAKQIPNILHEIGRLREITFREVGEGTNESIDLDEYDQYYHHMFLWDDETKKIAGAYRMGLGSEIYPKYGIEGFYLTDLFRFEPELHDMMHKSIEMGRAFIVKEYQQKPMPLFLLWKGIIHTTLRHPEHKYLVGGVSISNQFSDFSKSLMIEFMKSNYYDPYIAQYIHPKKAYKVKLKDADKDFIFDEAESDLNKFDKIIDELEPGNLRLPVLIKKYIKQNARVVAFNVDPLFNNAIDGLMYIRIADIPESTMKPVIEEFQIELEKKLSEKED; via the coding sequence ATGGGTTTAGTTACCGCGAAAGAAGTTGCAAAGGCAATAAATGTTGAAAAGTACGGAGTTTTCGGTACCTTTTCTGGCTGGATTCTTATGAAGGTTCTTAAGATCTCAACCCTTAATAAAATTTACGATCGTAATAAACATTTGGAAGACCTTGCGTTTTTGAACGGAATTTTGGACGAGATGGAAATCAAATTCGAAATCCCTGAAGAGGACTTGAAACGTTTGCCAAAAGATGGCGCCTATATTACTATTTCTAATCATCCTCTTGGAGGAATTGATGGAATTTTATTATTGAAATTAATGCTTGAAAGAGAGCCAAATTTCAAAATCATTGCGAACTTCCTGTTACACAGAATTGTTCCGATGAAAAAATACATTATGCCGGTTAATCCTTTTGAAAATCATAAAGATGCAAAATCGAGCGTAATCGGAATTAAAGAAACATTACGTCATTTAAGCGACGGAAAACCTTTGGGAATCTTCCCTGCAGGGGAAGTTTCTACGTATAAAGATGGCAAATTAGTAGTAGATAAACCTTGGGAGGAAGGTGCACTGAAATTAATCAGAAAAGCAAAAGTTCCGGTAGTTCCAATTTATTTTCACGCTAAAAACAGTAAATTATTTTACTGGCTTTCTAAAATCGACGATACTTTAAGAACTGCAAAACTACCTTCTGAGTTATTAACACAGAAAGATCGTGTAATTAAAGTTCGTATTGGAAAACCTATTTCTGTAAACGAGCAAAACGAAATAGAATCTTTCGAAGAATATTCAGAATTCTTGAGAAAGAAAACCTATATGTTGGCAAATCCTTTTGAAAAGGATACGAAGCTGATTGATACGGCAACTGCAAGTCTTAAAATTACAAAAGCACCAAAAAAAATCGTGACGCCTGCAAGCGAATCAAAATTGATTGATGAAGTTCAGGCTTTAAGAGACAGCGATTCTAGATTTTTACAAAGTAAAAACTACGAAGTTTTCTTTGCAAGCGCGAAACAGATTCCGAACATTTTACACGAAATTGGTCGTCTACGCGAAATCACTTTTCGAGAAGTAGGTGAAGGGACAAACGAATCTATTGACTTAGACGAATACGATCAATATTATCACCATATGTTTTTATGGGATGATGAAACCAAAAAAATTGCTGGAGCTTATCGCATGGGATTAGGTTCTGAAATTTACCCAAAATACGGAATTGAAGGATTCTATCTAACAGATCTTTTCAGATTTGAGCCAGAACTTCATGATATGATGCATAAATCTATCGAAATGGGACGTGCTTTTATCGTGAAAGAATATCAGCAAAAACCAATGCCTTTGTTCTTATTATGGAAAGGAATTATTCATACTACTCTACGTCATCCTGAACATAAATATTTGGTTGGCGGTGTAAGTATCAGTAATCAATTTTCTGATTTCTCTAAATCTCTGATGATTGAGTTTATGAAATCAAACTATTACGATCCGTATATCGCGCAATACATTCACCCGAAAAAGGCTTACAAAGTAAAACTGAAAGATGCTGACAAAGATTTTATCTTCGACGAAGCCGAATCTGACTTGAATAAGTTTGACAAAATCATTGATGAGTTAGAACCAGGAAATTTACGTCTGCCTGTTTTAATTAAAAAATACATTAAACAAAATGCACGTGTAGTAGCTTTTAATGTTGATCCATTATTCAATAATGCTATCGACGGTTTAATGTACATTAGAATTGCAGATATCCCAGAAAGCACAATGAAACCTGTTATTGAAGAGTTTCAAATTGAATTAGAGAAAAAATTATCGGAGAAAGAAGATTAA
- a CDS encoding exodeoxyribonuclease III, whose protein sequence is MKIISYNVNGIRAAINKGFIEWLKQASPDVICLQEIKATQDQIPVDDITAAGYPFQYYYPATKKGYSGVAILSKTKPNNIVFGTGIHHMDFEGRNLRADFDDVSVMSLYLPSGTNIERLDHKFMFMDDFQKYVDELKVTIPNLIICGDYNICHEAIDIHDPVRNKTVSGFLPAERAWLDGLMKSGFIDSFRHFNKDPHHYSWWSYRAGARGNNKGWRIDYNLVSESLENRLKRAVILPDAMHSDHCPVLVEID, encoded by the coding sequence ATGAAAATTATTTCTTATAATGTAAACGGAATTAGAGCCGCAATAAACAAAGGTTTTATCGAATGGCTGAAACAAGCAAGTCCTGATGTAATCTGTCTTCAGGAAATAAAAGCGACACAAGACCAAATTCCGGTAGATGATATTACAGCCGCAGGTTATCCGTTTCAGTATTACTATCCTGCGACTAAAAAAGGGTATAGTGGAGTAGCTATTCTTTCTAAAACAAAACCAAATAATATCGTTTTTGGAACAGGAATTCATCATATGGATTTTGAAGGAAGAAACCTTCGTGCAGATTTTGATGATGTTTCTGTGATGAGTTTATATCTTCCGTCTGGTACAAATATTGAAAGATTGGATCATAAATTTATGTTTATGGATGATTTTCAAAAATATGTAGATGAACTAAAAGTCACGATTCCGAATCTGATTATTTGTGGCGATTATAATATTTGTCACGAAGCAATCGATATTCACGATCCAGTTCGTAATAAAACCGTTTCTGGGTTTCTTCCTGCAGAACGCGCTTGGTTAGATGGATTAATGAAATCTGGTTTTATAGATAGTTTCCGTCATTTTAATAAAGATCCACATCATTATTCTTGGTGGAGTTACCGCGCTGGAGCAAGAGGAAATAATAAAGGCTGGCGTATCGATTACAATCTAGTAAGCGAATCATTAGAAAACAGATTAAAAAGAGCTGTTATACTTCCAGACGCAATGCATTCGGATCATTGTCCGGTTTTAGTCGAAATTGATTAA
- a CDS encoding OmpA family protein yields MIKKASIGLLVLAFSATSCVSKKIYNDLETKYSDLKKENRSITDENDNLKKAKNQLELDRDKLTKDLASTKDDLAKQKADLAAEQKKFKVLQDSYNALEKNSNDALEKNMAKNRELLAQLEAKGKALADEQARLDKTANRLKELEDMIAAKEEAMRKLKETLSKALTGFEGKGLTVEHKNGKVYVSMENKLLFNSGSWAVGTEGKRAVVELGKVLGDNPDLSVLIEGHTDDDPYAGSGPIANNWDLSTKRATAIVAILSENPKINKQKLTAAGRSEFSPLASNATPEGKAKNRRIEIILTPRLDEIAEMLNSIN; encoded by the coding sequence ATGATTAAAAAAGCCTCCATCGGATTGCTAGTATTAGCTTTTTCCGCAACGTCATGTGTTTCTAAGAAAATTTATAATGATTTAGAAACAAAATACTCTGATTTGAAAAAAGAAAATCGTTCTATTACAGATGAAAACGATAATTTGAAGAAAGCAAAAAATCAGTTAGAACTTGATCGTGATAAATTGACTAAAGATCTTGCAAGCACAAAAGATGACTTAGCAAAGCAAAAAGCAGATCTTGCTGCCGAACAGAAAAAGTTTAAAGTATTGCAGGATTCTTACAATGCATTGGAGAAAAACAGCAACGATGCATTAGAAAAAAATATGGCTAAAAACCGTGAATTATTGGCACAGTTAGAAGCGAAAGGTAAAGCTCTTGCCGACGAACAAGCTCGTTTAGATAAAACAGCAAATCGTTTGAAAGAACTAGAAGATATGATTGCAGCTAAAGAAGAAGCAATGCGTAAACTAAAAGAAACTTTATCGAAAGCCTTAACTGGTTTTGAAGGTAAAGGTTTAACGGTTGAGCACAAAAATGGAAAAGTATATGTTTCTATGGAGAACAAATTGCTTTTCAATTCAGGAAGCTGGGCTGTTGGAACTGAAGGTAAAAGAGCAGTCGTAGAACTTGGAAAAGTTTTAGGAGATAATCCAGATCTTTCGGTCCTTATTGAAGGTCACACAGATGATGATCCGTATGCTGGTTCTGGACCAATCGCAAACAACTGGGATTTATCAACTAAAAGAGCAACAGCAATCGTAGCTATTTTAAGTGAAAACCCAAAAATCAATAAACAAAAACTAACAGCAGCAGGAAGAAGTGAATTTTCTCCTCTGGCAAGCAACGCAACTCCAGAAGGAAAAGCTAAAAACCGTAGAATCGAAATTATCTTGACTCCAAGATTGGACGAGATTGCGGAAATGTTGAATAGCATAAACTAA
- a CDS encoding type II toxin-antitoxin system RelE/ParE family toxin, with protein sequence MNKPIVFWSENAKLDLKEVYFEFKSKYSKETALKIRNELFDNANNIIFAEQFQLDEYRIDCHRIVVRNFKILYQIKENSIFIVRIFNTFQNPLKSLK encoded by the coding sequence ATGAATAAACCAATAGTTTTTTGGTCGGAAAATGCAAAATTAGATTTGAAGGAAGTTTATTTTGAGTTTAAAAGCAAATATTCAAAAGAGACAGCACTAAAAATTAGAAACGAGTTATTTGATAATGCAAATAATATCATTTTTGCTGAGCAATTTCAACTCGATGAATATAGAATCGACTGTCATCGAATTGTGGTCAGAAATTTTAAAATTTTATATCAAATTAAAGAAAACTCTATTTTCATTGTTAGGATTTTCAATACATTTCAAAATCCATTAAAAAGTTTAAAATAA
- a CDS encoding aldo/keto reductase has product MKYTTLPNTDIKVSKICLGTMTFGRQNTEAEGHEQMDYALERGVNFFDTAEMYSVPASEETYGNTEKIIGTWFKKSGNRDKVVLASKIAGPNPNFGYMREKLDFSPASIKYAVENSLKRLQTDYIDLYQMHWPERKTNNFGQRAFHGHDDAWEDNFREILETFDGLIKEGKIKHIGVSNENAWGMMRLLEESKYNNLPRIKTVQNPYSLLNRLFEVNSAEVSKYENVGLLGYSPLAFGVLTGKFLTGESHPNARVNLFPQYKRYNSEQCTQATKLYLEIAKKHGLTLTELAMGFVLQQPFLTSSIIGATTLEQLKENIDTIHVVLSKQILAEIDAVQAIIPDPAP; this is encoded by the coding sequence ATGAAATACACTACATTACCCAATACCGATATAAAAGTTAGTAAAATATGCCTTGGAACAATGACTTTCGGGCGACAAAATACAGAAGCCGAAGGACACGAACAAATGGATTATGCGCTGGAAAGAGGCGTAAATTTCTTTGATACAGCCGAAATGTATTCGGTTCCTGCAAGTGAGGAAACTTACGGAAATACTGAAAAAATTATTGGAACCTGGTTTAAGAAATCAGGAAATAGAGATAAAGTTGTTTTAGCGTCTAAAATTGCAGGTCCAAACCCGAATTTTGGATACATGCGTGAGAAACTAGATTTTTCTCCAGCAAGTATTAAATATGCTGTTGAAAACAGTTTAAAAAGACTTCAAACCGATTATATCGATTTGTATCAAATGCATTGGCCGGAAAGAAAAACCAACAATTTTGGACAGCGTGCTTTTCACGGGCACGATGATGCTTGGGAAGATAACTTTAGAGAAATCTTAGAAACTTTCGACGGATTAATTAAAGAAGGTAAAATCAAACACATTGGAGTTTCTAATGAAAATGCTTGGGGAATGATGCGCCTTTTGGAAGAAAGTAAATACAACAATCTTCCACGAATCAAAACGGTTCAGAATCCGTATTCTTTATTGAATCGTTTGTTTGAAGTCAATTCTGCGGAAGTTTCAAAGTATGAAAATGTTGGATTGCTTGGATATTCTCCTTTAGCATTTGGTGTTTTGACTGGTAAATTTTTAACTGGAGAAAGTCATCCAAATGCAAGAGTTAATCTTTTTCCTCAATACAAACGTTACAATAGTGAGCAATGTACTCAAGCGACAAAATTGTATCTAGAAATTGCTAAAAAACACGGTTTAACGTTAACCGAATTAGCAATGGGATTTGTATTGCAACAACCATTTTTGACAAGTTCGATTATTGGCGCGACAACTCTAGAACAATTAAAAGAAAACATCGACACAATTCATGTGGTTCTTTCTAAACAAATCTTAGCTGAAATTGATGCTGTTCAGGCTATAATTCCTGATCCTGCACCTTAA